One segment of Pseudanabaena sp. FACHB-2040 DNA contains the following:
- a CDS encoding transaldolase — protein sequence MARSLLEQLREMTIVVADTGDIQAIEKFTPRDATTNPSLIAAAAQMPQYQEIVDETLLKAKSDAGSGASDKEIANLAFKRLAVAFGLKILEIIPGRVSTEVDARLSYDTEATLAIARDLIAQYEAAGVSRDRILIKIASTWEGIKAAEVLEKEGIHCNLTLLFGLHQAIACAEAGITLISPFVGRILDWHVKETGRDYAPQEDPGVISVTTVYNYYKKFGYQTEVMGASFRNLGEICELAGCDLLTISPKLLDQLNSTEAELIRKLDPEKAASMDIERIPMDEASFRQMHAEDRMASEKLDEGIKGFSKALETLEQFLAERLTQRLEGEKKVNHAADDLFQAYDLDGDGFITREEWLGTDAVFDALDIDHDGKLTPAEIGSGLGSAFQVV from the coding sequence ATGGCACGGAGTTTGTTGGAACAGCTTCGAGAGATGACCATCGTCGTTGCCGATACGGGCGATATTCAAGCTATTGAAAAGTTCACCCCGCGCGACGCCACGACGAACCCTTCCCTAATTGCAGCTGCGGCTCAAATGCCCCAGTATCAGGAAATCGTCGATGAAACTTTGCTAAAAGCTAAGAGCGATGCCGGTTCTGGAGCGTCGGACAAAGAAATTGCCAACCTGGCCTTTAAGCGACTGGCCGTAGCTTTTGGCCTGAAGATTCTCGAAATTATTCCAGGCCGGGTTTCTACCGAAGTCGATGCTCGTTTGTCCTATGACACTGAAGCCACTCTCGCCATTGCCCGTGACCTGATCGCTCAATATGAAGCAGCAGGGGTAAGTCGCGATCGCATCCTCATCAAGATTGCCTCCACTTGGGAAGGCATCAAAGCTGCCGAAGTTCTCGAAAAAGAGGGCATTCACTGCAACCTCACCTTGCTATTTGGCCTGCACCAAGCTATTGCTTGCGCCGAAGCAGGCATCACGCTGATTTCGCCCTTTGTGGGCCGCATTCTTGACTGGCATGTCAAAGAAACCGGCAGAGACTACGCGCCCCAAGAAGATCCGGGCGTCATCTCCGTCACCACTGTCTATAACTACTACAAAAAGTTTGGCTACCAAACCGAAGTTATGGGCGCTAGCTTCCGCAACCTCGGCGAAATTTGCGAACTGGCCGGGTGTGACCTGCTAACTATCTCCCCCAAACTGCTCGACCAGCTCAACAGCACCGAAGCCGAGCTAATTCGTAAACTTGATCCTGAAAAAGCCGCCAGCATGGATATCGAGCGCATCCCCATGGATGAAGCCAGCTTCCGCCAGATGCACGCTGAAGACCGCATGGCCTCCGAAAAACTCGATGAAGGCATCAAAGGCTTTAGCAAAGCCTTAGAAACCCTGGAGCAGTTCCTCGCCGAACGGCTAACTCAACGGCTAGAAGGCGAAAAGAAGGTCAACCACGCTGCCGATGACTTGTTCCAAGCCTATGACCTCGATGGCGACGGCTTTATCACTCGCGAGGAGTGGCTCGGCACCGATGCTGTCTTCGATGCCCTCGATATCGACCACGACGGCAAACTCACCCCGGCTGAGATCGGCTCCGGCCTAGGATCAGCATTTCAGGTCGTCTAA
- a CDS encoding ribulose bisphosphate carboxylase small subunit, with protein MAYYIAPRFLDKLAVHITKNFLDLPGVRMPLILGVHGRKGEGKTFQCELVYERMGIEAVHISGGELESPDAGDPARLIRLRYREAAELVRVRGVMTVLMINDLDAGAGRFDAMTQYTVNTQLVNNTLMNIADTPTNVQLPGSYDETPIRRVPIIVTGNDFSTLYEPLIREGRMEKFYWEPDRDDRVGIVSGIFEPDNLSKRDIETLVDTFPTQAIDFYGAMRSQIYDEQIRSFIYEVGLDNVSRRVVNSTNPPTFRKPDFSVPHLIEVGHRIVREQQRVQTMRLGDQYNRALREKSGRDAPSPTDQAALPQDPFYRAYQGPGNGHQQPPSPAMASGATASAPACPIDSPPTSTNGATNGKLKPETIDQMKQLLNQGYRVGIEHVDQRRFRTNAWQTCASIQTKDIGEATAALEKCLGSFPNEYVRIIGVDSKSKQRILEQIIQRP; from the coding sequence ATGGCTTATTACATTGCACCTCGGTTTCTCGACAAGCTGGCTGTCCATATCACCAAGAATTTTCTGGATTTGCCGGGGGTGCGGATGCCGCTCATTCTCGGGGTCCACGGGCGCAAGGGCGAGGGCAAAACCTTCCAGTGTGAGCTGGTGTATGAGCGCATGGGCATAGAGGCCGTCCACATTTCAGGCGGCGAGCTAGAAAGCCCCGATGCGGGTGACCCGGCCCGGCTGATTCGCTTGCGCTACCGAGAGGCGGCTGAGCTGGTGCGGGTACGCGGAGTGATGACTGTGCTAATGATTAATGACCTCGATGCGGGGGCGGGCCGCTTCGATGCCATGACCCAGTACACGGTCAACACGCAGCTGGTCAACAACACGCTGATGAACATCGCCGACACCCCCACAAACGTGCAATTGCCCGGCAGCTACGATGAAACGCCGATTCGCCGGGTGCCGATTATTGTTACCGGCAACGACTTCTCGACCCTCTATGAACCGCTAATTCGAGAAGGGCGGATGGAGAAGTTTTACTGGGAGCCCGACCGGGATGACCGGGTGGGTATCGTCAGCGGCATTTTTGAGCCCGACAACCTCAGCAAAAGAGATATCGAAACCCTAGTCGATACCTTCCCAACCCAGGCGATTGACTTTTATGGGGCAATGCGATCGCAAATCTACGACGAGCAAATCCGCAGTTTCATCTACGAAGTCGGTCTAGACAACGTCTCTCGCCGCGTCGTTAACTCCACCAATCCGCCCACCTTCCGCAAACCCGACTTTAGCGTGCCCCACCTGATCGAAGTCGGCCATCGCATTGTCCGCGAACAGCAGCGAGTCCAGACCATGCGCCTAGGCGACCAGTACAACCGAGCCCTGCGGGAAAAATCGGGTCGAGATGCCCCCTCACCAACAGACCAGGCGGCTCTTCCCCAAGATCCTTTCTACCGGGCTTATCAGGGACCAGGAAATGGCCATCAGCAGCCCCCTTCCCCTGCAATGGCCTCAGGCGCAACAGCCTCAGCTCCAGCTTGCCCCATAGACAGCCCCCCTACCTCAACCAACGGCGCAACTAACGGCAAGCTCAAGCCCGAAACCATAGACCAGATGAAGCAGCTCCTCAACCAGGGCTACCGCGTTGGTATAGAACACGTTGATCAGCGCCGCTTCCGCACCAACGCTTGGCAAACCTGCGCCTCCATTCAAACCAAAGACATCGGTGAAGCAACTGCCGCCCTAGAGAAATGCCTGGGCAGCTTTCCCAATGAGTACGTGCGGATCATTGGTGTCGATTCCAAGTCGAAGCAGCGGATTTTGGAGCAGATTATTCAAAGGCCATAG
- a CDS encoding DinB family protein, producing MITPDYCYALATYNQWMNERLYKVCASIPDEPRKQDRGAFFGSIHGTLNHLLYGDRAWMERFQRKLPSLKQMGQDLYEDFDDLRSQREAMDQEILSWAAALSEEWLAQPFEYTSNVDGKTRVLPTWVLVTHLFNHQTHHRGQLTTLLSQLGYDYGATDIPWLPDAPW from the coding sequence ATGATTACGCCTGATTACTGCTATGCCTTGGCAACCTATAACCAGTGGATGAATGAGCGGCTGTACAAGGTGTGCGCAAGCATCCCCGATGAGCCCCGCAAGCAAGATCGGGGAGCCTTTTTTGGGTCAATTCACGGCACCTTGAATCACTTGCTCTACGGCGATCGCGCCTGGATGGAGCGATTTCAGAGAAAGCTCCCCTCGCTCAAGCAGATGGGGCAAGACCTCTACGAAGATTTTGATGATTTGCGCTCTCAACGGGAAGCAATGGATCAGGAGATCTTGAGCTGGGCAGCTGCGCTCTCAGAGGAGTGGTTGGCCCAACCTTTTGAGTACACCAGCAACGTGGACGGCAAAACCCGAGTGCTGCCAACCTGGGTACTGGTAACCCACCTGTTCAACCACCAGACCCATCATCGGGGACAGCTGACCACACTGCTGAGCCAGCTCGGTTATGACTATGGCGCTACCGACATTCCGTGGTTGCCGGATGCGCCGTGGTGA
- a CDS encoding urease subunit beta — MIPGELIPAEGTIELNAGRPTVTLAVANTGDRPIQIGSHFHFFEVNDALSFDRDQARGMRLDIPAGTAVRFEPGDEREVTLVPLVGERQVYGFNARINGAL; from the coding sequence ATGATTCCAGGAGAGCTGATACCCGCAGAGGGTACAATCGAGCTGAATGCCGGTAGGCCGACGGTGACCTTGGCCGTTGCCAATACGGGCGACCGACCGATTCAAATCGGTTCCCACTTTCACTTTTTTGAGGTGAATGATGCCCTGAGCTTTGACCGTGACCAAGCGCGAGGCATGCGGCTAGATATTCCGGCGGGCACGGCAGTGCGTTTTGAACCGGGAGATGAGCGCGAGGTGACGTTGGTGCCCTTAGTCGGGGAACGCCAGGTCTATGGGTTTAACGCCAGGATTAATGGTGCACTCTAG
- a CDS encoding S41 family peptidase translates to MSQPAADSSPEDFPLDPAVRQAVLTGLLDQLDSYVFPEVAEQIRQDIQQRLANGGYGDVTGGMQLADTVTAQLQTLSQDPQLRLYFSPDPLPHLEPAAEPTPAEIARQQHLSSLRNFDFNRVERWRGNVGYLELFGFEPPEFAGETAAAAMAFLAHTSALIIDLRHNRGGSPGMVALLCSYLFPAYPSLHLNDLYWRTTDSTHQWWTLPYVPGQRYLDKPVFVLIGQTTFSAAEEFAYNLQTHQRATIVGETSRGGAHPGSGHRLHDHFWVFIPNGRAINPITGTNWNGTGVIPDVKVPAELAPKTAHLIVLTQLLEGVQEPAFRRELEEALQTAERELNQQRQDLISQLGVRS, encoded by the coding sequence ATGTCTCAACCTGCTGCCGACTCCTCTCCAGAAGATTTTCCCCTCGACCCGGCAGTGCGACAGGCCGTACTGACTGGGTTGCTAGACCAGCTAGACAGCTATGTTTTCCCAGAGGTAGCTGAGCAAATCCGGCAGGATATCCAGCAGCGGCTGGCCAACGGCGGCTATGGAGACGTTACTGGCGGGATGCAGCTGGCTGACACCGTAACCGCTCAACTGCAGACCCTCAGCCAAGACCCCCAGCTGCGGCTCTACTTTAGCCCCGACCCCCTGCCCCACCTAGAACCAGCAGCAGAGCCGACGCCCGCCGAAATCGCCCGTCAGCAGCACTTGAGCAGCCTGCGTAACTTTGACTTCAACCGGGTTGAGCGGTGGCGCGGCAACGTCGGCTATCTGGAGCTGTTTGGCTTTGAGCCGCCAGAGTTTGCGGGAGAAACGGCAGCCGCAGCAATGGCCTTTTTGGCCCATACCAGCGCTCTAATTATCGATTTGCGCCATAACCGAGGTGGCTCCCCAGGCATGGTAGCGCTCCTGTGCAGCTATTTGTTTCCGGCCTACCCGTCTCTACACCTGAACGATCTCTACTGGCGAACGACGGACTCGACTCACCAGTGGTGGACCCTGCCCTACGTGCCCGGTCAGCGCTATCTCGACAAGCCGGTTTTTGTGCTGATCGGGCAGACAACATTTTCGGCAGCAGAAGAATTTGCCTATAACCTACAAACCCATCAGCGAGCAACGATTGTAGGTGAAACAAGCCGGGGCGGTGCCCATCCGGGGTCGGGCCATCGGCTTCACGACCACTTCTGGGTCTTCATTCCCAATGGGCGGGCCATTAATCCTATTACGGGCACCAACTGGAACGGAACCGGGGTAATTCCCGATGTGAAGGTGCCTGCAGAACTGGCTCCCAAGACAGCCCATCTGATTGTGCTGACCCAGCTTCTAGAAGGGGTTCAAGAACCTGCCTTCCGACGGGAGCTAGAGGAAGCGCTTCAGACTGCCGAGCGGGAACTCAACCAGCAGCGACAGGATTTAATTAGCCAGCTAGGAGTAAGGTCATGA
- the ureA gene encoding urease subunit gamma, translating into MQLTPQEKDKLLIFTAALLAERRKNRGLKLNHPESVAYISAAILEGARDGQTVAELMAYGTTLLARDEVMDGVAEMIHEVQVEATFPDGTKLVTVHNPIR; encoded by the coding sequence ATGCAGCTGACACCCCAAGAAAAAGATAAGCTCCTCATCTTTACGGCAGCGCTTTTGGCAGAACGGCGCAAAAACCGGGGCCTCAAGCTCAACCATCCAGAATCAGTTGCCTATATTTCTGCCGCTATTTTAGAAGGGGCGCGCGATGGTCAGACCGTGGCAGAGTTGATGGCCTATGGCACCACCCTGCTGGCGCGAGATGAGGTAATGGACGGGGTAGCAGAGATGATCCACGAGGTTCAGGTAGAAGCAACGTTCCCGGATGGGACTAAACTGGTCACTGTCCACAATCCGATCCGCTAG
- a CDS encoding urease accessory protein UreD — MASNPATLPSDSAQFWRGSARLVYAHDQGKTVLAQNYAQAPLKLQKPLYPEGDSVCHSVLVHTAGGMVGSDRIHIEADLAPTSRALVTSAAANKIYRSQGQTAQQVTQLALSENTCLEWLPQETIVFNGAHFYQQTRVDLTAGSIWLGWDITRFGRSARGETFQQGHWRSHLEIWQAGRPLWLDRQFLAGGSETLTNLHGLAGHPVLASLVLVGYTPTSDDLEKLRALKRPNAPAEVGITRLQQGLLCRYRGPSSQMARQWFVALWSCLRPVYLGRPACVSRIWGV, encoded by the coding sequence ATGGCCTCCAACCCTGCAACCCTACCCTCCGACTCTGCCCAATTTTGGCGTGGCTCAGCTCGGCTGGTCTATGCCCATGATCAAGGTAAGACTGTGCTGGCTCAGAACTATGCTCAGGCTCCTTTGAAGCTGCAAAAGCCCCTCTACCCAGAAGGCGACTCGGTCTGTCACAGTGTGCTGGTGCATACGGCAGGGGGCATGGTGGGTAGCGATCGCATTCACATTGAAGCCGATCTAGCCCCAACCAGCCGCGCCCTAGTTACTTCAGCGGCGGCCAATAAGATTTACCGTAGCCAGGGCCAAACGGCCCAGCAAGTCACGCAGCTTGCCCTATCAGAAAACACTTGTTTGGAATGGCTGCCCCAGGAAACCATTGTGTTTAACGGAGCCCACTTTTATCAGCAGACCCGAGTTGATCTGACAGCAGGAAGCATTTGGCTGGGGTGGGACATCACCCGCTTTGGCCGCAGCGCTCGGGGCGAAACCTTTCAACAGGGCCATTGGCGATCCCATTTAGAGATCTGGCAGGCGGGCCGACCGCTATGGCTAGACCGGCAGTTTCTGGCAGGTGGTAGTGAAACGCTAACTAACCTGCATGGATTGGCTGGGCATCCCGTATTGGCTTCTTTGGTGCTAGTGGGCTATACCCCAACTTCTGACGACCTGGAAAAGCTGCGGGCTTTGAAGCGACCGAATGCCCCGGCAGAGGTGGGGATAACGCGGCTACAGCAGGGGCTGCTCTGTCGCTACCGAGGCCCTTCAAGTCAGATGGCGCGGCAGTGGTTTGTGGCGCTTTGGAGCTGTTTGCGGCCTGTTTATTTAGGGCGACCGGCTTGTGTTTCTCGGATATGGGGGGTTTGA
- a CDS encoding aspartyl/asparaginyl beta-hydroxylase domain-containing protein has protein sequence MYCDASQFEFVPALEQHGSAIKAELEALPPEVFVPYPERYLLDKRTGWDIVGLYFLGVKIDLNCDLCPRTASLVRAIPGLVTAGFSRLAPGAHIVPHSGKPVGVLRCHMGIDVPPRCGLRVGPEIRRWENGKCLVFDDTSEHEAWNLDERHRTVLLLDFKAPAWYQAAGKAA, from the coding sequence ATGTATTGCGATGCCAGCCAGTTTGAGTTTGTGCCAGCTTTAGAGCAGCACGGGTCCGCCATCAAAGCAGAACTAGAGGCCCTGCCGCCCGAGGTGTTTGTACCCTACCCAGAGCGATACTTGCTCGATAAGCGAACCGGCTGGGACATTGTGGGCCTATATTTTTTGGGTGTCAAAATCGACCTTAACTGTGACCTTTGCCCCCGCACAGCCAGTCTGGTGAGAGCCATTCCGGGCTTGGTTACCGCAGGCTTTTCGCGACTTGCACCGGGAGCCCACATTGTGCCCCACTCCGGTAAGCCGGTGGGGGTGTTGCGCTGCCACATGGGCATTGATGTGCCACCTCGCTGTGGCTTGCGGGTGGGGCCAGAGATTCGCCGCTGGGAAAACGGCAAGTGCCTTGTGTTTGACGATACCTCAGAGCACGAAGCCTGGAATTTAGATGAGCGTCATCGTACCGTGCTGCTGTTAGACTTTAAGGCTCCGGCCTGGTATCAAGCGGCAGGCAAAGCTGCTTAG
- a CDS encoding DUF3318 domain-containing protein → MFSGNVIDPNAEINRLRDLMPASGRMKTRLMLSESQPGLISADVPRPWNQTHPVTLNLALWQQLTEPQRDLLFLRTICWVTAVNLLRPSWYQGLAATGIVGTLFELSQGDAVGVLTAAGLATLAGVQLWRTSRGVRVETAADERAVEVAQRRGYTAAEAAQALLTVIETVPSIEGRSGLNAIDLIRCQNLRSLAGFSPAPLPERYFQP, encoded by the coding sequence TTGTTCAGTGGGAACGTGATTGACCCAAATGCTGAAATCAACCGGCTGCGAGATCTAATGCCCGCCTCCGGTCGCATGAAGACCCGGCTGATGCTCAGCGAAAGCCAGCCTGGCCTGATCTCGGCGGATGTCCCTCGACCCTGGAACCAAACTCATCCGGTTACCCTCAATCTGGCACTTTGGCAGCAGTTGACCGAGCCTCAGCGGGATTTGCTGTTTCTAAGAACCATCTGTTGGGTCACTGCCGTTAACCTGCTCAGGCCCAGCTGGTACCAGGGTTTGGCAGCGACCGGAATCGTCGGTACACTGTTTGAACTGTCGCAGGGCGATGCTGTGGGAGTTTTGACCGCAGCCGGACTAGCTACCCTGGCAGGCGTTCAGCTTTGGCGCACCAGCCGAGGAGTGCGAGTGGAAACTGCCGCTGACGAGAGAGCGGTTGAGGTGGCCCAGCGGCGGGGCTACACTGCTGCCGAGGCTGCCCAAGCCCTGCTGACGGTAATCGAAACCGTGCCCAGCATTGAGGGGCGCAGCGGCCTCAATGCCATCGATCTAATCCGCTGCCAGAATCTTCGGTCCCTAGCCGGATTTAGCCCTGCCCCGCTGCCAGAGCGCTATTTTCAGCCATAG
- a CDS encoding M20 family metallopeptidase — MVSAVPQSTSLQSDSIRLTIASLQPQLIDWRRRLHQQPELGFREHQTADFIRQKLTQWGIPHQHGVAGTGIVAIVSGHRPGPVLGIRADMDALPIQELNEVPYRSQHDGVMHACGHDGHVAIALGTAHYLSRYPDFAGTVKFIFQPAEEGPGGAKPMIEAGALSNPNVDAIIGLHLWNNLPLGTIGVRTGALMAATELFRCRIQGKGGHGAIPHQTVDSIVVGSQVVNALQTIVSRSVDPLKSAVVTIGQFHAGSARNVIADSAEIAGTVRYFDRGYDGFFSQRIEQIVAGICQSHGATYELEYQALYPPVVNDAAITELVRSVALSVVETPAGVVPECQTMGGEDMAFFLQRVPGCYFFLGSANAAKQLDYPHHHPRFDFDETVLPMGVEMFVRCVEAYCAG, encoded by the coding sequence ATGGTTTCAGCGGTTCCTCAATCTACCTCTCTTCAGTCAGACAGTATTCGTTTGACCATTGCTAGCCTGCAGCCTCAGTTGATTGACTGGCGGCGACGGCTTCATCAGCAGCCCGAACTGGGTTTTCGTGAACATCAAACGGCTGACTTCATCCGTCAAAAGTTAACGCAATGGGGCATTCCTCATCAGCATGGCGTGGCGGGTACGGGAATTGTCGCAATAGTGAGTGGTCATCGTCCAGGGCCGGTTCTCGGAATCCGGGCTGATATGGATGCGCTGCCGATTCAGGAGCTCAATGAGGTGCCTTACCGCTCGCAGCACGACGGTGTTATGCACGCCTGTGGCCACGATGGGCATGTTGCGATCGCACTGGGAACGGCCCATTACCTTTCCCGATATCCAGACTTTGCCGGCACCGTGAAATTCATCTTCCAGCCTGCTGAAGAGGGGCCAGGGGGAGCCAAGCCCATGATTGAAGCAGGGGCACTGAGCAACCCCAATGTGGATGCAATCATCGGTCTGCACCTGTGGAATAACCTGCCTCTAGGCACCATCGGCGTGCGCACTGGAGCGCTAATGGCGGCGACCGAGCTGTTTCGCTGCCGCATTCAGGGCAAGGGGGGTCATGGCGCAATTCCGCACCAGACGGTAGACTCGATTGTAGTGGGGTCTCAGGTGGTGAATGCACTGCAAACCATCGTTTCCCGCAGTGTCGATCCGCTAAAATCGGCTGTGGTTACTATCGGTCAATTCCATGCTGGTTCGGCTCGCAACGTCATTGCCGACAGCGCTGAAATCGCTGGTACAGTGCGCTACTTCGACCGGGGCTACGATGGGTTTTTTAGCCAGCGCATTGAGCAAATTGTGGCCGGTATTTGCCAGAGCCACGGAGCGACCTATGAGCTTGAATACCAGGCGCTCTATCCACCTGTTGTCAACGATGCGGCCATTACCGAGCTGGTGCGATCGGTAGCGCTGTCGGTAGTGGAGACTCCTGCCGGCGTTGTGCCTGAGTGCCAGACCATGGGTGGAGAAGACATGGCCTTTTTCCTACAGCGGGTACCGGGCTGCTATTTCTTCCTGGGGTCGGCCAATGCGGCGAAACAGCTCGACTATCCTCACCATCACCCCCGTTTTGACTTTGATGAGACGGTGCTGCCGATGGGGGTAGAAATGTTTGTTCGCTGTGTAGAAGCCTACTGTGCGGGCTAG
- the bioD gene encoding dethiobiotin synthase yields the protein MAALNALMIAGTDTEVGKTVLTSALAAYWQKFLSSRSLGLLKPVQAGVGDRELYQRLFLPDQPLEAITPQYFSAPLAPPLAAALEGRSLDLTAVWQTLERLCQERDWVLVESLGGLGSPVTEELAVADLAAAWHLPVVLVVPVQLGAIAQAVANVALARQCQVNLRGIVLNCCQPRSPEDVAQWAPAELITRLTQVPILGTLPYLDDPEDLEKLSAVGSSLQLEALGLLL from the coding sequence ATGGCTGCTCTCAATGCCCTGATGATTGCAGGTACCGATACAGAGGTCGGTAAAACTGTGCTGACTAGTGCTCTAGCTGCCTACTGGCAGAAGTTTCTATCCTCTCGCTCTCTGGGTTTGTTAAAGCCAGTGCAGGCAGGGGTAGGAGACCGGGAACTGTATCAGCGGCTGTTTTTGCCTGATCAGCCCTTGGAGGCGATTACTCCCCAATATTTTTCAGCCCCTCTGGCACCTCCTTTGGCAGCGGCTCTAGAGGGGCGATCGCTCGATCTCACAGCAGTCTGGCAAACTTTAGAACGGCTGTGCCAGGAGCGGGATTGGGTGCTGGTAGAGTCGCTAGGCGGCCTAGGCTCGCCTGTAACCGAGGAATTGGCGGTGGCCGATTTGGCGGCGGCCTGGCATCTGCCGGTGGTGCTGGTGGTGCCGGTGCAGCTAGGTGCGATCGCACAGGCGGTTGCCAACGTTGCTTTGGCTCGACAATGCCAGGTTAACTTGCGCGGCATTGTGCTCAACTGCTGTCAGCCCCGATCGCCAGAAGACGTTGCCCAATGGGCTCCTGCCGAGCTAATCACGCGGCTTACCCAGGTTCCTATTTTGGGAACGCTGCCCTACTTAGACGATCCAGAAGACCTGGAGAAGCTTTCAGCTGTCGGCTCATCGCTTCAGCTTGAAGCCTTGGGCTTGCTGCTGTAA
- a CDS encoding serine/threonine-protein kinase, giving the protein MQPPILAGTVLQSRYRVLQILGQGGFGRTYLAEDLGRFNERCALKEFVPLQGSDHFSGKATELFQREATILYQIQHPQIPQFRATFEEDQRLFLVQDYVEGTNYRDLLNQRLGQGMSFNEAEVRQFLQQILPVLAHIHAKGIIHRDISPDNIIRRQADGLPVLIDFGVVKEVVTRLQRDTLTQQATTVGKLGYAPSEQMQSGRAYPSSDLYSLAVTAVVLLTGREPQDIFDDVNLTWHWQRFCPNASLGLAQVLNKALSYRPGDRYQSVSEMAQALGVAGQSTATVAPPPAAAAAVPANPSAMKTVAVGRAYQPTRSVTTPVPRTGPVTRTVEEPSVWENPWAVAVIGLALALVAGLAGWTVVRLLNREPAVVTSPTPEITLNPTPRPTTPTTPSPTATPTTQPVEYSQQLSLNLGEERTVRGSLRANETVNYQFQGTQGQRLSANMEGEGVLLTVLAPNGEPVDDQAQRVLGWQGELPFTGQHVIRLSPVQGLSQSNYALNVTLEEPAAPETPEPEPTPEPTPEPTPEPTPEPEPEVLEQRVQIPGGATSTQVSGSVGPGRIRRYVVNAQQGQVLSAEAPNVSGPVRLDVRFPGGEPVPGASGVLAWEGQLPVGGDFLIDVQSASQANFTLRIEVAN; this is encoded by the coding sequence ATGCAACCACCCATTCTTGCTGGCACTGTGCTGCAAAGTCGATACCGTGTGCTCCAAATATTGGGGCAGGGCGGCTTTGGCCGAACCTATCTGGCTGAAGACCTAGGACGGTTCAACGAACGCTGTGCTCTCAAAGAATTTGTGCCTTTGCAGGGCTCCGATCACTTTTCAGGTAAGGCCACGGAGCTGTTTCAGAGAGAAGCAACCATTCTCTATCAAATCCAGCACCCGCAAATTCCCCAGTTTCGGGCCACCTTTGAAGAAGACCAGCGGCTGTTTCTGGTGCAGGACTATGTTGAGGGGACAAACTACCGAGATCTGCTCAACCAGCGGCTAGGGCAGGGCATGAGCTTCAATGAGGCCGAAGTCAGACAGTTTCTGCAGCAGATACTGCCGGTGCTGGCTCATATTCACGCTAAAGGCATTATTCACCGCGACATTAGCCCAGACAACATCATTCGTCGTCAGGCTGACGGCCTGCCTGTGCTGATTGACTTTGGGGTGGTTAAAGAGGTCGTCACTCGGCTGCAGCGAGACACCCTGACTCAGCAAGCGACGACCGTTGGCAAGCTAGGCTATGCCCCCAGTGAGCAAATGCAGTCGGGTCGGGCTTACCCCAGCAGCGACCTGTATTCCCTGGCGGTGACGGCAGTTGTGCTGCTGACTGGGCGCGAACCCCAAGACATCTTTGACGATGTCAACCTGACCTGGCACTGGCAGCGGTTCTGCCCCAATGCCAGTTTAGGATTGGCCCAAGTGCTGAATAAAGCCCTGAGCTACCGGCCCGGCGATCGCTATCAGTCGGTCAGTGAGATGGCTCAGGCTCTGGGGGTAGCAGGTCAATCGACAGCGACTGTTGCGCCGCCGCCAGCCGCGGCGGCAGCGGTGCCGGCCAACCCCTCTGCCATGAAGACGGTGGCGGTGGGCCGCGCCTATCAGCCGACCCGTTCGGTGACGACTCCAGTGCCTCGAACAGGTCCGGTGACGCGAACGGTAGAAGAACCTTCTGTCTGGGAAAACCCCTGGGCCGTCGCTGTGATTGGCCTAGCCCTGGCCTTGGTGGCTGGCCTTGCGGGCTGGACTGTAGTCAGACTGCTCAATCGAGAACCTGCAGTAGTCACGTCACCAACACCCGAAATTACGTTAAATCCAACCCCACGGCCGACAACTCCAACAACGCCATCTCCAACGGCGACACCTACCACCCAGCCTGTAGAGTACAGCCAGCAGCTGTCTCTGAATCTGGGCGAGGAGCGCACTGTGCGGGGCAGCCTACGGGCCAATGAGACGGTAAACTACCAGTTTCAAGGTACTCAGGGGCAGCGGCTAAGTGCCAACATGGAAGGTGAAGGGGTGCTGTTGACGGTTCTAGCCCCTAACGGTGAGCCGGTTGATGATCAGGCTCAGCGGGTGCTGGGCTGGCAGGGAGAACTGCCGTTTACAGGCCAGCATGTGATCCGCTTAAGCCCGGTACAGGGGCTTTCTCAAAGCAACTATGCGCTAAATGTCACGCTAGAAGAACCTGCTGCACCGGAAACGCCCGAACCCGAACCCACGCCTGAACCTACACCCGAACCTACGCCCGAACCCACGCCCGAACCCGAACCTGAGGTTTTAGAGCAGCGAGTACAAATTCCGGGCGGAGCCACCAGCACTCAGGTATCGGGGTCGGTAGGACCAGGCCGGATCCGCCGCTATGTCGTCAACGCTCAGCAGGGCCAGGTTTTGAGTGCAGAAGCTCCTAACGTCAGTGGCCCGGTGCGGTTAGATGTGCGGTTTCCGGGAGGGGAACCGGTGCCAGGGGCCTCAGGTGTGTTGGCTTGGGAGGGCCAGTTGCCGGTCGGCGGAGACTTTTTAATCGATGTGCAGTCGGCGAGCCAGGCTAATTTCACCCTGAGAATTGAGGTAGCAAACTAG